In Sulfitobacter sp. M39, the following proteins share a genomic window:
- a CDS encoding TatD family hydrolase, with product MTDSTLDIHPITDSHCHLDFPDFDGELPDVIARAQAAGVTRMVTICTKLKNEPAVRAIAEAHAPVFYAAGTHPMSVATEPMASYDDLMALTKHPKMVGIGETGLDYHYTADSAEAQQTSLRTHIAASRDSGLPLIIHARDADDDMARILREEHANGAYPCVMHCFSSTQALGRAALDLGFYLSMSGITAFPKSQDLRDIFADAPLDRILVETDSPYLAPPPHRGRRNEPAFTAHTARRGAETFGIDYASFAAQTQANFDRLFTKVAQYQDAA from the coding sequence ATGACAGACAGCACCCTCGACATTCACCCGATCACCGACAGTCACTGCCACCTGGACTTTCCCGATTTCGACGGTGAACTGCCCGACGTGATCGCCCGCGCCCAAGCCGCAGGGGTGACGCGCATGGTCACCATCTGCACCAAGCTCAAGAACGAACCCGCTGTGCGCGCCATTGCCGAGGCGCACGCCCCGGTTTTCTACGCCGCCGGCACCCACCCGATGAGCGTCGCGACAGAGCCTATGGCCAGCTATGACGATCTGATGGCGCTGACCAAACACCCCAAGATGGTGGGCATCGGCGAAACGGGGCTGGATTACCACTACACCGCCGACAGCGCCGAGGCGCAGCAAACCAGCCTGCGCACCCATATCGCCGCGTCCCGCGACAGCGGCCTGCCCCTGATTATCCACGCCCGCGACGCCGACGACGATATGGCCCGCATCCTCAGAGAGGAGCACGCCAACGGTGCCTACCCCTGCGTGATGCACTGCTTCTCTTCGACACAAGCGCTTGGCCGTGCGGCGCTGGATCTGGGGTTCTACCTGTCGATGTCGGGCATTACCGCTTTCCCCAAATCCCAAGACCTGCGCGACATCTTTGCCGACGCGCCCCTGGACCGGATATTGGTCGAAACCGACAGCCCTTATCTGGCCCCGCCCCCGCATCGCGGTAGACGGAATGAACCAGCCTTTACGGCGCACACGGCACGGCGCGGTGCCGAAACCTTTGGCATCGATTATGCCAGCTTTGCCGCGCAAACACAGGCGAATTTCGACCGGCTGTTCACCAAGGTTGCACAGTATCAGGACGCCGCCTGA
- a CDS encoding DNA polymerase III subunit delta', whose translation MSDDAPQPDRIDGARHPRDTPQLFGQSAAEAAFLDAFNSGKLHHGWLLTGPRGVGKATLAWRIARFLLATPDADDGGMFDTPAPISLDIDPDHPVARRVAAGGEGALKAITRSVDEKTKRLRKQIVVDDIRKLNGFFQMSAADGGRRVVIVDDADLMNPNAANALLKMLEEPPARAVMLLISHRPSGLLPTIRSRCRTLRLGTLTPDDMAQALGQSEVDIQGDPAALAALSGGSVGGALSLSLMGGLAMYGELVALLETMPRLDRARALKLAEAAAARGAEEKLSLLFTLVDLLMLRLARTGALGRPPETAAAPNEAAVLTRLSPTPAQGRVWAETAQDIGTRARHGMAVNLDPAALVLDTLFKMGDAAPR comes from the coding sequence TCTCGATGCTTTCAACTCGGGCAAGCTGCACCACGGCTGGCTGCTGACCGGCCCGCGTGGTGTGGGCAAGGCAACGCTGGCGTGGCGTATTGCGCGGTTCTTGCTGGCCACCCCCGATGCGGATGACGGTGGCATGTTCGACACCCCCGCCCCCATCAGCCTTGATATCGATCCCGATCACCCTGTAGCGCGTCGTGTGGCCGCAGGGGGCGAAGGCGCGCTGAAGGCGATCACGCGTTCTGTTGACGAGAAAACCAAACGGCTGCGCAAACAGATCGTTGTGGATGACATCCGCAAGCTGAACGGGTTCTTCCAGATGTCCGCCGCCGATGGTGGGCGGCGGGTGGTGATCGTTGATGACGCCGACCTGATGAACCCCAACGCCGCCAACGCTCTGCTCAAGATGCTCGAAGAGCCGCCCGCCCGCGCGGTCATGCTGCTGATCAGCCACCGCCCCTCTGGCCTGCTGCCCACCATCCGCTCGCGCTGCCGGACCCTGCGGCTTGGCACGCTGACGCCGGACGATATGGCGCAGGCGCTTGGTCAATCCGAGGTGGATATTCAGGGCGATCCCGCAGCGCTCGCGGCGCTTTCCGGCGGGTCAGTGGGCGGCGCGCTGTCCCTGTCGCTGATGGGCGGGCTGGCGATGTATGGCGAACTAGTCGCGCTGCTTGAAACGATGCCGCGGCTGGACCGCGCCCGTGCGCTCAAACTAGCAGAGGCCGCCGCCGCCCGCGGAGCCGAAGAAAAACTGTCGCTGCTGTTCACGCTGGTGGATCTGCTGATGCTGCGATTGGCCCGCACCGGTGCCCTTGGCCGCCCGCCCGAAACCGCCGCCGCTCCGAACGAGGCCGCAGTGCTGACCCGCCTATCGCCCACCCCCGCCCAAGGACGGGTCTGGGCCGAGACAGCGCAAGACATCGGCACCCGCGCGCGCCACGGGATGGCGGTCAACCTTGACCCTGCCGCACTGGTCCTAGATACCCTGTTCAAGATGGGCGACGCCGCACCCCGCTAG